A single Lactuca sativa cultivar Salinas chromosome 8, Lsat_Salinas_v11, whole genome shotgun sequence DNA region contains:
- the LOC128125923 gene encoding uncharacterized protein LOC128125923 — protein sequence MASEDMITLKLLVHKGTQKVLYAEAPKEFVDFLLHLFSLPLGTINQLLGSKHMVGGLGKLKESVESLNPIYFQPGINKDNIFSSKTAFNGNMFLLLDDVSANERLPVTSTKKVYTCSYFGISRNGYQHQYCLSTTENPATLCPTCSRSMNVPLNLIGTPVVNLKEADQEKPKAGFVKEVVTYMVMDDLVVKPMSTISSITLINSFAVKDLSQLEEKTLPFGKDEALTLLRASLSTNEVLTTLYQKTNDA from the exons ATGGCTTCCGAAGACATGATCACGCTTAAGCTTTTAGTCCACAAGGGAACCCAAAAGGTCTTATATGCAGAAGCCCCTAAAGAGTTTGTGGATTTCCTTCTGCACTTGTTCTCTTTGCCTCTCGGCACAATCAACCAACTCCTGGGCTCCAAACATATGGTCGGTGGGTTAGGTAAACTAAAAGAAAGCGTCGAAAGCCTTAATCCGATTTACTTTCAACCTGGCATCAATAAAGATAATATCTTTAGTTCCAAAACAGCGTTCAATGGGAACATGTTTCTGCTGTTGGATGATGTTTCTGCTAATGAGAGATTACCGGTTACATCAACAAAAAAAGTCTACACGTGTAGTTATTTTGGCATAAGTAGGAACGGTTATCAACATCAATATTGTCTTAGTACGACTGAGAATCCGGCTACTTTGTGTCCTACTTGCAGCCGTTCCATGAATGTCCCTTTGAACCTCATTGGAACACCGGTGGTAAATTTAAAGGAAGCTGATCAGGAGAAACCGAAGGCAGGTTTTGTGAAAGAAGTGGTGACTTATATGGTGATGGATGATTTGGTGGTGAAGCCTATGTCCACTATTTCAAGCATAACTCTCATCAATAGTTTTGCAGTCAAGGATCTGAGTCAGCTTGAGGAGAAAACATTACCTTTCGGAAAAGATGAg GCATTGACGCTCTTGagggcatctttatcaaccaatgAAGTGCTAACCACTCTATATCAGAAAACAAACGATGCTTAG